The following are from one region of the Lacinutrix sp. Bg11-31 genome:
- a CDS encoding ABC transporter ATP-binding protein — protein sequence MKTILEARHINKFFRKPVEFHVLKDINFKISEGEFTSIMGKSGCGKSTLLYILSTMDTDYEGELFLNNELITGQSRNKLSYIRNKHIGFVFQFHYLLSEFSVLENVMLPAKKLAEKSLQEIEYDAIQKLKILNIEHLAKKRASRISGGEKQRVAIARAIINNPSIIMGDEPTGNLDSHNADNVFNIFKQLSEEQNLSLLIVTHDDDFAKRTDRIIEMGDGRIIS from the coding sequence ATGAAAACTATTCTTGAAGCAAGACATATAAATAAGTTTTTTAGAAAGCCTGTAGAATTTCATGTGCTTAAAGATATTAACTTTAAAATAAGTGAAGGCGAATTTACTTCCATTATGGGAAAATCTGGTTGTGGAAAATCGACACTACTCTATATTTTATCTACTATGGATACCGATTACGAAGGCGAATTGTTTTTAAATAATGAATTAATCACTGGTCAAAGTAGAAACAAATTATCTTATATAAGAAATAAGCATATTGGTTTTGTTTTTCAGTTTCATTATCTGCTTTCCGAATTTTCAGTATTAGAAAATGTTATGCTTCCAGCTAAAAAATTAGCTGAAAAATCACTTCAAGAAATTGAATATGATGCCATACAAAAACTTAAAATTTTAAATATTGAGCATTTAGCAAAAAAAAGAGCATCTCGTATTTCTGGAGGAGAGAAACAACGTGTTGCTATTGCTCGTGCTATAATAAATAACCCGTCTATAATTATGGGAGACGAGCCTACTGGAAATCTAGACAGCCATAATGCAGATAATGTATTTAATATTTTTAAGCAATTAAGCGAGGAGCAAAACCTTTCATTATTAATAGTAACTCATGACGACGATTTTGCAAAACGTACAGATCGAATTATAGAAATGGGTGATGGACGTATTATTAGTTAA
- a CDS encoding FtsX-like permease family protein — translation MINWKVILNIAKTHLLTKIKQTLTAALGVTFGICAYITLVSFMTGLNSMLDDLILNQTPHIHIYNEIEPTKKQPISLYTDFENSINIIHSIKPKHTQKKIHNAVPIISYLKKNENVLGVLPQIKTQIFYIAGPIELGGNLIGIQPVEEATYFNMSDYIVEGSAEALQNTDNSILLGIGIANKMALKVGDRVQVSPINGGLFPLKIVGFYQSGIADLDAIQSFTNIKTVQRILGETQNYITDINVKLHDIDKALPLSKKIEKQFNLTAIDINTANAQFETGTNIRNLITYAVSLTLLIVAGFGIYNILNMLIYEKMNDIAILKATGFSGKDVQLIFMSQAMIIGFVGGVLGLLLGLIFTNIINTIPFKTEALPTVETYPIDFNIWYYIIGFTFAIISTFLAGYLPSKKAKKIDPIEIIRGQ, via the coding sequence ATGATTAACTGGAAAGTTATATTAAATATTGCCAAAACGCACTTGTTAACTAAAATCAAACAAACGTTAACAGCTGCACTTGGTGTAACTTTTGGTATTTGCGCATACATTACTTTGGTTTCGTTTATGACTGGTTTAAACTCCATGTTGGATGATTTAATATTAAATCAAACACCACATATTCACATTTACAATGAGATCGAACCTACAAAAAAACAACCCATTTCTTTATATACTGATTTTGAAAATAGCATAAACATTATCCATTCCATAAAACCAAAACACACTCAAAAGAAAATCCATAATGCAGTACCAATTATTTCTTATTTAAAGAAAAACGAAAATGTACTTGGCGTACTTCCACAAATAAAAACACAAATATTTTATATCGCTGGACCTATTGAATTAGGTGGTAATTTAATAGGAATACAACCTGTTGAAGAAGCAACCTATTTTAATATGAGTGATTATATTGTTGAAGGCTCAGCAGAAGCTTTACAAAACACCGATAACAGTATTTTATTGGGTATTGGTATTGCCAATAAAATGGCTTTAAAAGTTGGCGACCGCGTACAAGTTAGCCCAATAAATGGTGGTCTATTTCCTTTAAAAATTGTAGGATTTTACCAAAGTGGTATTGCAGATTTGGATGCAATACAAAGCTTTACAAATATTAAAACAGTACAGCGTATTTTAGGTGAAACACAAAATTATATTACAGATATTAATGTAAAACTGCATGATATTGATAAAGCTTTACCACTATCTAAAAAAATTGAAAAGCAATTTAACCTAACAGCTATAGATATTAATACGGCAAATGCCCAATTTGAAACTGGTACAAACATTAGAAACCTTATTACTTATGCTGTTTCCTTAACATTGCTTATTGTTGCTGGTTTTGGAATTTATAATATTTTAAACATGCTTATTTATGAAAAAATGAATGATATTGCCATTTTAAAAGCTACAGGTTTTTCTGGTAAAGATGTTCAGCTTATTTTTATGAGCCAAGCGATGATAATTGGTTTTGTTGGTGGTGTTTTAGGCTTATTATTAGGTTTAATTTTTACTAACATAATAAACACTATTCCGTTTAAAACGGAAGCACTACCTACAGTAGAAACTTACCCAATAGACTTTAACATATGGTACTATATTATTGGTTTTACGTTTGCTATTATTTCTACCTTTTTAGCAGGTTACTTACCATCTAAAAAAGCAAAAAAAATAGATCCTATAGAAATTATAAGAGGCCAATAA
- a CDS encoding efflux RND transporter periplasmic adaptor subunit, whose amino-acid sequence MHSKIIVILLIFATFSCSKNEEKILPKKRTITESVYTSATIQPDSLYKVYAAVAGLLDKNMVEEGAIVSKNQPIIQVINNTPKLNTDNAKLALDFAKENYSGSTAILDAIKDEISAVKLSLSNDSINFYRQKNLWEQKIGSKVQLDTKKLTYELSQNNLKLLVSKYNRTKKELQNAVNRANNNYKSSLITTKDFTVTSAINGKIYALYKESGEIVNTIEPLAAIGSAKNFLIKLLVDEVDIVKINKGQKTLITLDAYANEIFTGKISKIYPQKDERNQTFTLEAIFDMPPKTLYPGLSGEANIIILQKENALTIPKSYLIENNKVKTDNGIITIETGLLNMEFIEVLSGVTAKTYLYKPTE is encoded by the coding sequence ATGCACTCAAAAATTATAGTTATACTTCTTATTTTCGCTACATTTTCTTGTTCTAAAAATGAAGAAAAAATCCTTCCGAAAAAAAGAACAATTACAGAATCTGTTTATACATCTGCAACAATACAGCCAGACAGCTTATATAAAGTTTATGCTGCTGTTGCTGGATTATTAGATAAAAACATGGTTGAAGAAGGCGCAATAGTTTCTAAAAACCAACCTATTATTCAAGTTATAAATAACACACCAAAACTTAATACAGATAACGCAAAACTAGCTTTAGACTTTGCTAAAGAAAATTATAGTGGTAGTACAGCAATTTTAGATGCTATTAAAGATGAAATTAGTGCAGTTAAACTTAGTTTAAGTAACGATTCTATTAATTTTTACAGACAAAAAAATTTATGGGAACAAAAAATTGGTTCTAAAGTGCAACTCGACACTAAAAAATTAACCTACGAACTCTCTCAAAACAACTTAAAATTATTAGTTAGCAAATATAATCGCACAAAAAAAGAGCTTCAAAATGCTGTGAATAGGGCAAATAATAATTATAAATCTTCACTAATTACAACTAAAGATTTCACAGTAACAAGTGCTATAAATGGTAAAATTTACGCGCTATATAAAGAATCTGGTGAGATTGTAAATACAATAGAACCATTGGCTGCAATAGGTAGCGCTAAAAATTTTTTAATTAAATTATTGGTTGACGAAGTAGATATTGTAAAAATTAACAAAGGACAAAAAACACTCATTACTTTAGACGCTTATGCTAATGAAATTTTTACTGGGAAAATATCAAAAATCTATCCTCAAAAAGACGAACGCAATCAAACCTTTACACTAGAAGCTATTTTCGATATGCCACCAAAAACGTTATATCCAGGATTATCTGGTGAAGCAAATATTATTATTTTACAGAAAGAAAATGCTTTAACTATTCCTAAAAGTTATCTCATAGAAAATAATAAAGTTAAAACTGACAATGGTATTATTACTATTGAAACAGGTTTATTAAACATGGAATTTATTGAAGTACTTTCGGGAGTTACAGCAAAAACATACCTCTATAAACCAACAGAATGA
- the deoC gene encoding deoxyribose-phosphate aldolase, with protein sequence MKEINKYIDHTLLKPTATRDDILKLCDEAKQYNFYSVCVNSYWVTCAFNALKNSKIKVCATVGFPLGAASTKAKIEEAKKAIKDGADEIEMVMNIGLFKSELTKEVRRDISAVKKAIGDHILKVIIETCYLNKYEIRIVCDICKMANADYIKTSTGFGSNGAQLKDIQMIRSAIGDNTKIKASGGIYNKEEAVSFIHAGADRIGTTKGIDIVFSAKEKEL encoded by the coding sequence ATGAAAGAAATTAACAAGTACATAGACCATACATTATTAAAGCCAACTGCGACGCGAGATGATATTCTAAAACTTTGTGATGAAGCTAAACAATACAATTTCTATTCGGTTTGTGTTAATAGTTATTGGGTAACCTGTGCTTTTAATGCCTTAAAAAACTCTAAAATTAAAGTCTGTGCAACAGTTGGTTTTCCTTTAGGTGCAGCCTCAACAAAAGCAAAAATTGAAGAAGCTAAAAAAGCAATTAAAGATGGCGCAGACGAAATTGAAATGGTCATGAATATTGGTCTCTTTAAATCTGAATTAACAAAAGAAGTACGTCGTGATATATCTGCAGTAAAAAAAGCAATAGGAGATCACATTCTAAAAGTAATAATTGAAACCTGTTATTTAAATAAATATGAAATTAGAATTGTTTGCGACATTTGTAAAATGGCTAATGCAGATTATATTAAAACATCAACTGGCTTTGGTAGCAATGGCGCACAATTAAAAGACATACAAATGATTCGTTCTGCAATAGGAGACAATACAAAAATTAAAGCATCAGGAGGTATTTATAATAAAGAAGAAGCTGTTTCATTTATTCATGCTGGAGCAGATAGAATTGGCACTACAAAAGGAATTGACATCGTTTTTTCTGCTAAAGAAAAAGAATTATAA
- the trxA gene encoding thioredoxin translates to MKNNFNSIIDSDTPVLVDFFAEWCGPCKALAPILKQVKENLGDSVKIIKIDVDKNKALASKYNVRGVPTLLLFKNKKQIWRQSGVLQKDVIINVINAHK, encoded by the coding sequence ATGAAAAACAACTTTAATTCTATTATAGATAGTGATACACCAGTTTTAGTCGACTTTTTTGCAGAATGGTGTGGCCCTTGTAAAGCCTTGGCTCCTATTTTAAAACAAGTAAAAGAAAATTTAGGCGACAGTGTGAAAATTATAAAAATTGATGTCGATAAGAATAAAGCATTGGCATCAAAATACAATGTTCGAGGTGTACCAACACTATTACTTTTTAAGAATAAAAAACAAATTTGGAGGCAATCTGGAGTATTACAAAAGGACGTCATTATCAACGTTATTAACGCACACAAGTAA
- a CDS encoding DUF998 domain-containing protein — protein MRLFGVIYAIIYLLFLAVMFLLPLFSFQGYSIIENSVSELGSQNAPGNWIANSVIILLGTATFFLGIKTLKTNVLQNIGLFFFCFSFILTGIFEMAGPFYKIYNYNYTQDAFHSMFSSITGFAFCLFCLLFLLVLKETNDKIKTILMFLLALVSSYLMLEFPEYKGLTQRILFIGAFSWLFYALIDFKRKEKLLDLQKERRLY, from the coding sequence ATGAGATTATTTGGTGTTATATATGCAATAATATATCTGCTATTTTTAGCAGTAATGTTTTTATTGCCATTATTTTCTTTTCAAGGGTATTCTATTATTGAAAATTCGGTTAGCGAACTTGGAAGCCAAAATGCTCCTGGTAATTGGATTGCTAATAGTGTAATTATTTTACTTGGTACTGCTACATTTTTTCTTGGCATAAAGACATTAAAAACTAACGTGTTGCAAAACATTGGATTGTTTTTCTTTTGCTTCTCATTTATACTAACTGGTATTTTTGAAATGGCAGGACCTTTTTACAAGATTTATAATTATAATTACACGCAAGATGCTTTTCATTCTATGTTTTCAAGCATAACTGGCTTTGCTTTTTGCTTATTTTGTTTGCTCTTTTTACTCGTTTTAAAAGAAACTAATGATAAAATTAAAACCATATTAATGTTTTTACTCGCTTTAGTTTCATCTTATTTAATGCTCGAGTTTCCAGAGTATAAAGGATTAACGCAACGCATTCTTTTTATTGGTGCTTTTAGTTGGCTGTTTTATGCTTTAATTGACTTTAAAAGAAAAGAAAAACTGCTAGATTTACAAAAAGAAAGAAGGTTATATTAA